Proteins encoded by one window of Blautia argi:
- a CDS encoding tRNA1(Val) (adenine(37)-N6)-methyltransferase — protein sequence MEEKSLLLEHERLDDLQNGYKLIQNPKQFCFGIDAVLLSWFANVKPGEKVLDMGTGTGIVPVLLKARYPKGHFTGLEIQEESADVARRSVQYNHLEKDITITTGDIKEAASIYGGSFFDVVTTNPPYMVGNHGLTGENRAKIIARHETLCSLEDIISQAAKVLKPRGRFYMVHRPFRLAEILSVMVKYGIEPKRMRLVHPYVDKEPNLVLIEGMRGGKSRITVEKPLIVYEKPGVYTREVLDIYGQEKKK from the coding sequence ATGGAAGAGAAGAGTCTGCTTCTGGAACATGAAAGACTGGACGACCTGCAAAACGGGTATAAGCTGATACAAAATCCGAAGCAGTTCTGCTTTGGAATAGACGCAGTGCTACTCTCCTGGTTTGCCAATGTAAAACCAGGGGAGAAAGTACTGGATATGGGGACGGGTACAGGAATCGTCCCTGTTTTATTAAAGGCAAGGTATCCCAAAGGGCATTTTACCGGTCTGGAAATACAGGAAGAAAGCGCAGATGTGGCGAGAAGAAGCGTACAGTACAATCATTTAGAGAAAGACATTACCATTACAACAGGAGATATTAAGGAGGCCGCGTCTATTTACGGAGGGTCTTTTTTTGATGTGGTGACAACCAATCCGCCGTACATGGTGGGAAACCACGGGCTGACAGGGGAAAACAGGGCAAAAATCATTGCCAGACATGAAACCCTGTGCAGTCTGGAGGATATTATCAGTCAGGCTGCAAAAGTATTAAAGCCAAGGGGCAGATTTTACATGGTGCACAGACCCTTCCGACTGGCAGAGATTCTGTCTGTGATGGTGAAATACGGCATAGAACCCAAGCGCATGCGTTTGGTACACCCTTATGTGGATAAAGAACCGAATCTGGTGCTAATAGAGGGCATGAGAGGCGGAAAATCCAGAATTACAGTGGAAAAACCATTGATTGTATATGAGAAACCGGGAGTTTATACCCGTGAGGTATTGGATATTTACGGACAGGAGAAAAAGAAATGA
- the rsmI gene encoding 16S rRNA (cytidine(1402)-2'-O)-methyltransferase has translation MSGKLYLCATPIGNLEDITYRVLRTLKEVDLIAAEDTRNSIKLLNHFEIKTPMTSYHEYNKFDKGRYLIRKLQEGLNIALITDAGTPGISDPGEELVSMCYEEGIEVTSLPGAAACITALTLSGLPTRRFAFEAFLPSDKKERAGILDSLKTETRTAILYEAPHRLIKTLEELWENLGDRKISVCRELTKKHENIFRGTLADAVCWYREHTPKGECVLVLEGRKRQELEEEERRRWEDMSLEEHMEFYLNQGIEKKEAMKKVGKDRGISKREVYQALLKD, from the coding sequence ATGAGCGGAAAACTATATCTGTGTGCAACCCCCATCGGCAATCTGGAGGACATTACCTATCGGGTGCTTCGGACACTGAAGGAAGTGGATTTAATTGCAGCAGAGGATACGAGAAACAGTATTAAGCTTTTGAATCATTTTGAAATCAAAACCCCTATGACAAGCTATCATGAATACAATAAATTTGACAAGGGGCGGTATTTAATCCGCAAACTGCAAGAGGGATTGAACATTGCTCTGATTACAGACGCCGGAACGCCGGGAATCTCAGATCCGGGGGAAGAACTGGTTTCCATGTGCTATGAGGAGGGGATTGAAGTTACGTCCCTGCCTGGGGCGGCGGCGTGTATCACAGCGCTTACCCTCTCAGGACTGCCCACCAGACGGTTTGCCTTTGAGGCATTTCTGCCTTCGGATAAGAAGGAAAGAGCCGGTATTCTGGATTCTCTGAAGACAGAAACCAGAACCGCGATTCTCTACGAAGCGCCCCACAGACTGATAAAGACTTTGGAGGAATTGTGGGAAAACCTGGGAGATAGAAAAATTTCTGTGTGTAGAGAACTGACAAAAAAGCATGAAAATATATTTCGCGGTACGCTTGCAGACGCAGTCTGCTGGTACAGGGAACATACGCCAAAGGGAGAATGCGTACTGGTGCTTGAGGGTAGGAAAAGGCAGGAGCTGGAAGAAGAGGAACGGCGCAGATGGGAAGATATGTCTTTAGAGGAGCATATGGAATTTTATCTGAATCAGGGAATTGAGAAAAAAGAAGCCATGAAAAAAGTGGGAAAAGACAGAGGGATCAGTAAGCGTGAGGTTTATCAGGCGCTTTTAAAGGACTGA